A region from the Rufibacter sp. DG15C genome encodes:
- a CDS encoding serine protease, which translates to MSERELYELIERYHQHQVTSSERAQLEERIASDPVFAQRVQDFKTLTATLQSHGKQKVLRQRLKGLHQEWKAENPTQTRTAPATVATPARKTPAIRLFLKQYSATMMVAATVAIVTVFSSLMGMELWRSANQQQTARYVELRREVDALKRKQNALLQDATSTPRASVNPGQFTGSGFALTADGYFVTSYHVIEGADSLMIENKAGDKFKVVEVYSDQVRDLALLQVVDTAFHGFGKLPYSFKSSESDLGERVFTLGYPREDLVFGDGTLSSKSGVYGDTSSYQISIPLNPGNSGGPLLDDRGNMIGVISGKMLGVDGAAFAVKSAYLLTLLEQLPASRLPQPVNLPKTNSLAGTSRPQQLKKLQDFVYMVKVYN; encoded by the coding sequence ATGAGTGAACGGGAATTATACGAACTGATTGAACGGTACCACCAACACCAGGTCACCTCTTCTGAGCGGGCCCAGTTGGAGGAGCGCATAGCTTCTGATCCGGTTTTCGCGCAGCGGGTGCAGGATTTTAAGACCTTGACCGCCACCTTGCAGTCTCATGGCAAGCAGAAAGTGCTACGCCAGCGCTTGAAAGGTCTGCACCAGGAGTGGAAAGCCGAAAATCCAACTCAAACGAGAACGGCACCAGCCACCGTAGCCACACCGGCACGCAAAACGCCGGCCATCCGTCTTTTCTTAAAACAGTACTCTGCCACCATGATGGTAGCGGCCACAGTGGCTATTGTCACGGTGTTCAGCAGCTTGATGGGCATGGAGTTGTGGCGTTCGGCTAACCAGCAGCAGACGGCCCGTTACGTGGAATTGCGCCGCGAAGTGGACGCCCTTAAGCGCAAGCAAAACGCCTTGTTGCAGGATGCCACTTCCACGCCAAGAGCATCAGTGAACCCGGGCCAGTTCACAGGTTCTGGCTTCGCTTTGACGGCAGACGGCTACTTTGTGACCAGTTATCATGTGATAGAAGGCGCAGACTCTTTGATGATTGAAAACAAAGCCGGCGACAAGTTTAAGGTAGTAGAGGTCTACTCTGACCAGGTGCGTGATTTGGCCTTGTTGCAAGTGGTAGATACCGCGTTCCACGGCTTTGGTAAACTGCCTTATTCGTTCAAGTCTAGTGAGAGTGATTTAGGCGAACGCGTGTTTACGCTCGGGTATCCAAGAGAAGACCTGGTGTTTGGTGACGGAACCTTAAGCTCAAAGTCTGGCGTTTACGGAGACACGTCATCGTACCAAATCTCCATACCGTTGAACCCTGGTAACAGCGGTGGTCCATTATTGGATGACAGAGGCAATATGATTGGCGTGATTAGCGGAAAGATGCTGGGTGTGGATGGAGCGGCCTTCGCAGTGAAATCTGCCTACCTTTTAACTTTATTGGAGCAATTACCGGCCAGCAGATTGCCGCAGCCGGTGAACCTGCCAAAGACAAATAGCTTAGCCGGTACCTCAAGACCGCAGCAATTGAAGAAATTGCAGGACTTTGTGTACATGGTGAAAGTCTACAACTAA
- a CDS encoding energy transducer TonB, with the protein METKHNQPESLNDMVFEGRNKDYGAYQLRRAYPKHLTQASFYAVGLFVFLFTFPALVNKVTGKHENAFPIVKPPTRGTVLTEIKLPPLAEVKQIEKPATPPPASGPTIKNVVPKVVDNAQAAEEDVPTQEQLKHATAGLTSNEGTGEPSANALPLEGGAPEGTGTEPAETGAAKPSYFISVERMPEFDGGMNALMKFVGKNLRYPPAAQKSGIEGTVVLSFVVSPTGEIGGIEVLKGLGYGTEEEVVRVIKKMPRWKPGMQNGNAVPVKFTLPIRLQMN; encoded by the coding sequence ATGGAAACCAAACACAACCAACCAGAATCTTTAAATGACATGGTCTTTGAAGGCAGAAACAAAGACTATGGCGCCTATCAATTACGCAGGGCCTATCCCAAGCATCTAACCCAAGCCAGTTTCTACGCGGTGGGTTTGTTTGTTTTCCTGTTCACCTTCCCGGCCTTGGTAAATAAAGTAACTGGTAAGCACGAAAATGCATTCCCAATTGTGAAGCCACCTACCAGAGGAACTGTGCTAACTGAGATTAAATTACCGCCATTAGCTGAGGTTAAGCAAATAGAAAAGCCTGCCACTCCGCCGCCAGCCTCTGGTCCTACTATCAAGAATGTGGTTCCCAAGGTAGTGGATAATGCCCAAGCAGCAGAGGAAGACGTCCCAACTCAGGAACAATTGAAACATGCCACCGCTGGACTAACTAGCAATGAAGGAACTGGAGAACCATCAGCCAACGCCTTGCCTTTGGAGGGAGGTGCACCTGAAGGAACTGGCACTGAACCTGCGGAAACTGGTGCCGCCAAGCCAAGCTACTTTATCTCTGTGGAAAGAATGCCCGAGTTTGACGGTGGCATGAACGCCTTGATGAAGTTTGTAGGCAAGAACTTGCGCTACCCACCTGCGGCCCAAAAAAGCGGAATTGAGGGAACCGTGGTGTTAAGTTTTGTGGTAAGCCCTACCGGTGAGATTGGGGGCATTGAAGTTTTGAAAGGCTTAGGCTATGGCACCGAGGAAGAAGTGGTGCGCGTCATAAAGAAAATGCCCCGCTGGAAACCAGGCATGCAGAACGGCAACGCAGTACCGGTAAAGTTCACTTTGCCCATTAGACTACAGATGAACTAA
- a CDS encoding PorP/SprF family type IX secretion system membrane protein → MKLKQVLAFALFLAAGVAQGQSLSERHQTIIPRLYHQNYFYLNPAFAGSEGRKELGISTHLNSLGSSKTSSAPLSVLAYYHGTVGDTTRNGVGVVALYDQFGPYWLGKLGLSYTKRFRFGTESSLGIGAELSGKYMNVDLAEFSMVNALKPMVGHDNDLRPDVNVGLWLNVKDFFAGATFANLLEPTFNLSGAAEVHDEREVFLTAGYKFTLTEDIALTPSLFLDKPLKGGQMAKQYSAMANYKFLTLGATHRDGRRFEFEQAPWSLNAGVNLTNGFSLMGSYDLTEGKNGYEPDPQVEASLRMRF, encoded by the coding sequence ATGAAACTGAAACAAGTACTAGCCTTCGCTCTATTTTTAGCCGCTGGCGTGGCACAGGGCCAGAGTTTATCAGAAAGACATCAAACCATCATCCCTAGGTTATACCATCAAAACTACTTTTACTTGAATCCCGCTTTTGCCGGTTCAGAGGGTAGAAAAGAGTTGGGCATTTCTACGCATTTAAATTCCTTGGGGAGCAGCAAAACCTCTTCGGCACCTTTGTCTGTGCTGGCCTACTACCATGGGACCGTGGGTGACACTACGCGTAATGGCGTAGGGGTGGTAGCCTTGTATGACCAGTTTGGTCCTTACTGGCTGGGCAAATTAGGCTTAAGCTATACCAAGCGTTTTAGGTTTGGCACAGAAAGTAGTTTGGGGATTGGGGCAGAATTGTCTGGTAAATACATGAACGTAGACTTAGCCGAATTTTCTATGGTCAACGCCCTTAAGCCCATGGTAGGGCATGACAATGACCTTCGTCCAGATGTTAATGTTGGCCTTTGGCTGAATGTGAAAGACTTCTTTGCGGGGGCTACGTTTGCCAACCTGCTAGAACCTACCTTTAACTTGTCTGGCGCGGCAGAAGTACATGATGAGCGTGAAGTGTTCTTAACCGCTGGTTATAAATTCACACTAACCGAGGACATTGCGCTTACGCCCTCTTTGTTCTTAGATAAACCTTTGAAAGGCGGTCAAATGGCAAAACAATATTCTGCTATGGCTAATTACAAATTCCTGACTCTGGGAGCTACCCACCGGGACGGAAGACGCTTTGAGTTTGAGCAAGCACCCTGGAGCCTTAATGCCGGGGTAAACCTTACCAATGGATTCTCTTTGATGGGTTCTTATGACCTCACGGAAGGGAAGAATGGCTATGAGCCAGACCCGCAGGTGGAGGCCAGCTTGAGGATGAGATTTTAG
- a CDS encoding carboxy terminal-processing peptidase, whose protein sequence is MLSLKTKLVAYGAAASVVFGIASYKLLEKDGPTAIQKNEVLAKVLMQGLSSAHYSPERLDDNLSKKAFALYLERLDYNKKFLLKSDVDQLAKYQTQLDDEIKNGSFKFFDLSMTLLNKRLKEAEGYYKEILDKPFDFTKEESIEVKPDKIKFATSQAALKEEWRKYLKYQALIRVADAMDSQQKADTTGNKEPIKTQAEIEADARKKIKESYDELFKRMGQLENDDWRSTYFNAFANIFDPHTEYFAPKEKEDFDIEFSGTLEGIGAVLTEKDGYIKVSEITPGSPSYMQGDLKAGDMILKVAQGNKEPVDVQGMRLDKAVTLVRGKKGTEVRLTVKKVDGTIKTISIIRDVVVREEGFAKSLLINGPKPIGYIQLPAFYADFNGTGGRNSGDDVATEIEKLKQENAQGIILDLRNNGGGSLQDVVDMVGLFIKSGPVVQVKSATGAPAVLEDRDPQVQFTGPLVVLVNENSASASEIMAAAIQDYKRGVIVGSSTYGKGTVQQFFNLDQVLPATFNAVKPLGHVKLTTQKYYRINGGTTQMRGVTPDIQLPDTYSYLKYGEKEQEHALPFDEIPAAKFTTWQSPALPIDKLKASSKARITNSSTFSLINQGAMRLKDRSESTLRSLKLSTYMAEEKKNQAEAKKLEDVRKNIPQLDVATLKADVAKLAADTSASARFSAFTRNAKKDLYIQEAVAILKDEL, encoded by the coding sequence ATGCTCTCATTGAAAACAAAACTGGTTGCCTACGGTGCCGCTGCCTCAGTGGTATTTGGGATTGCCTCCTATAAACTTCTGGAAAAGGACGGCCCTACTGCCATCCAGAAGAACGAGGTACTGGCCAAGGTATTGATGCAGGGGCTTTCCTCTGCCCACTACTCGCCTGAGCGCCTGGACGATAACCTTTCCAAGAAAGCCTTCGCGCTCTATTTAGAGCGTCTGGACTATAATAAAAAGTTCTTACTCAAATCTGACGTGGACCAACTGGCTAAATACCAGACCCAGCTGGATGATGAGATCAAGAACGGTTCCTTCAAGTTCTTTGACCTGTCCATGACCCTTTTGAACAAGCGTTTAAAAGAGGCCGAAGGCTATTACAAAGAGATTCTGGACAAGCCTTTTGACTTTACCAAGGAAGAATCGATTGAGGTAAAACCAGATAAAATCAAGTTTGCCACCTCACAGGCTGCTTTGAAAGAAGAATGGCGTAAGTATCTGAAGTATCAAGCCCTTATTAGAGTAGCTGATGCCATGGACAGCCAGCAAAAAGCTGACACTACTGGCAACAAAGAACCTATCAAAACCCAGGCTGAGATTGAGGCTGATGCCCGCAAGAAAATAAAGGAAAGCTATGATGAGCTCTTCAAGCGGATGGGCCAATTGGAGAATGATGACTGGCGTTCAACCTATTTCAATGCGTTTGCCAATATATTTGACCCACATACGGAGTACTTCGCCCCTAAGGAGAAAGAAGACTTTGACATTGAGTTCTCTGGCACCTTAGAAGGGATTGGCGCGGTCTTAACAGAAAAAGACGGCTACATCAAAGTCTCTGAAATCACTCCAGGCAGTCCTTCTTACATGCAAGGCGATTTGAAAGCCGGTGACATGATCTTGAAGGTGGCTCAAGGAAACAAGGAGCCGGTAGATGTACAAGGCATGCGCCTAGACAAAGCAGTTACGTTGGTGCGTGGTAAAAAAGGCACTGAGGTTCGCTTAACGGTAAAGAAAGTAGACGGCACCATCAAAACCATCTCTATTATTAGAGACGTGGTAGTGCGTGAAGAAGGCTTTGCCAAATCTTTGTTGATCAACGGGCCTAAACCAATCGGATATATTCAACTGCCCGCCTTCTACGCTGACTTTAACGGCACCGGAGGCCGCAACAGCGGCGATGACGTAGCCACTGAGATTGAGAAATTAAAGCAGGAAAACGCCCAAGGCATTATCCTGGATTTACGCAACAACGGCGGTGGATCACTGCAAGACGTGGTAGACATGGTAGGATTGTTCATCAAGTCTGGTCCGGTGGTACAGGTGAAATCTGCCACGGGTGCCCCTGCCGTTTTGGAAGACCGTGATCCACAGGTGCAGTTTACTGGGCCATTGGTGGTGTTGGTGAATGAAAACAGCGCCTCTGCCTCTGAGATTATGGCCGCGGCTATTCAGGATTACAAGCGTGGGGTGATTGTTGGTAGCTCAACGTATGGAAAAGGAACCGTTCAACAGTTCTTTAACCTGGATCAAGTGTTGCCAGCTACGTTCAATGCCGTGAAACCACTGGGCCATGTGAAATTGACTACCCAGAAATACTACCGCATCAATGGTGGTACTACCCAAATGCGTGGTGTTACGCCAGACATTCAATTACCTGACACCTATTCTTACTTGAAATACGGTGAGAAGGAACAAGAGCATGCCTTGCCATTTGATGAGATTCCGGCGGCCAAATTCACTACTTGGCAGAGCCCGGCGTTACCAATAGACAAGCTGAAAGCTTCGTCTAAAGCCAGAATCACCAATAGCTCAACCTTCTCCTTGATTAACCAAGGTGCCATGCGCTTGAAAGACAGATCTGAGTCTACACTTCGTTCTTTGAAACTGTCTACCTACATGGCCGAAGAGAAGAAGAACCAAGCCGAAGCCAAGAAACTGGAAGACGTGCGCAAGAACATTCCGCAGCTGGATGTGGCCACTTTGAAAGCCGATGTAGCCAAATTAGCTGCTGATACGTCTGCCTCGGCCCGTTTCAGTGCTTTTACCAGAAACGCCAAGAAAGACCTTTATATTCAGGAGGCCGTGGCCATCTTGAAAGACGAGTTATAA
- a CDS encoding RNA polymerase sigma factor — protein sequence MSSKALASDADIIEGIRREDESALSQLYKMHFPMVLHFVYNNNGSEDDAKDIYQEAVIVFYEKIKSGQLELNCQIKTYLYSICRRLWLKRLSRSSRFSNGLGLIEDTESELAHVEEEVDQAEENELKFAAMASALDQLGEPCKTLLEDFYIQGMGMPEITEKFGYTNADSAKNQKYKCLMRLKKLFFTDYQAPM from the coding sequence ATGAGTAGCAAGGCGCTAGCGTCCGATGCCGACATTATAGAAGGAATCAGGAGAGAAGACGAATCGGCTCTTTCACAGTTGTATAAGATGCACTTCCCCATGGTGCTGCATTTTGTATACAACAACAATGGTTCTGAGGATGACGCTAAGGATATTTACCAGGAAGCAGTCATTGTCTTCTACGAGAAGATCAAAAGCGGACAACTGGAACTTAACTGCCAGATAAAGACGTACTTATATTCCATATGCAGACGTTTATGGTTAAAAAGGCTCTCTAGAAGCAGCAGGTTCAGCAACGGTTTAGGTTTAATTGAAGATACTGAGTCTGAACTGGCCCACGTAGAGGAAGAGGTAGACCAGGCAGAGGAGAATGAACTCAAGTTTGCCGCCATGGCCTCTGCCCTAGATCAACTGGGTGAGCCTTGCAAAACCTTGCTAGAGGACTTTTACATTCAAGGCATGGGCATGCCTGAGATTACAGAGAAGTTTGGATACACCAATGCAGACTCTGCCAAGAACCAGAAGTACAAATGCCTCATGCGTTTGAAGAAGCTCTTCTTCACAGATTACCAGGCGCCCATGTGA
- a CDS encoding PLP-dependent aspartate aminotransferase family protein → MDLSYILNELGEDRAAYFNAVAPPIIQSSNFACPTVEDFKFALQHEAEVDFYTRGNNPTVDILEKKIAALEGMEHAIAFGSGIAAVSAAVLSQVKAGDHVVCVNKPYTWANALMKKFLPRFGVEVTMVDGTDPENYRLATKENTVLYYLESPNSFTFELQDIAAIAAIAKEKSIFTIIDNSFASPLYQNPAAMGIDLVVHAATKYISGHSDVMGGIICGSRERINRIFEHEYMTLGAVLSPHDAWLLIRGLRTLPVRMERIAATTRQVIAFLEQHPEVAKIYWPFLPSNPQYELAKKQMRNNTGQFTIQLATEDVPEIERFCDSLQHFLMAASWGGHESLIYPTVASYRDSNYKSNLPYNLIRFYIGLEEPDYLIKDLEQAFTKMKG, encoded by the coding sequence ATGGACCTTTCCTATATCTTGAATGAGTTGGGCGAAGACCGCGCCGCGTATTTTAATGCCGTGGCGCCGCCCATTATCCAGTCCAGCAATTTTGCCTGCCCAACAGTAGAAGACTTCAAGTTTGCCTTGCAACATGAGGCAGAGGTGGACTTTTACACCAGAGGCAATAATCCCACGGTAGATATTCTGGAGAAGAAGATAGCAGCCTTGGAAGGGATGGAGCACGCCATCGCGTTTGGCAGCGGCATTGCGGCGGTGTCGGCGGCGGTCTTGTCGCAGGTGAAGGCTGGTGACCATGTAGTCTGCGTAAACAAACCCTATACTTGGGCCAATGCGCTCATGAAGAAGTTCTTGCCGCGTTTTGGGGTAGAAGTGACCATGGTAGACGGCACTGATCCAGAAAACTATAGGCTGGCTACCAAGGAGAACACGGTGCTGTATTACTTGGAGAGCCCCAACTCCTTTACCTTTGAATTGCAGGACATTGCAGCCATAGCGGCCATTGCCAAGGAGAAAAGCATCTTCACCATTATAGACAACAGCTTTGCCAGTCCATTGTACCAGAATCCCGCAGCCATGGGCATTGACTTGGTGGTACACGCCGCTACCAAATACATAAGCGGGCACAGTGATGTAATGGGCGGCATCATCTGCGGATCTAGGGAAAGAATCAACCGCATCTTTGAACACGAATACATGACCCTGGGCGCGGTCCTTTCTCCGCATGATGCCTGGCTTTTGATTAGGGGCTTGCGTACGCTGCCCGTGCGGATGGAGCGCATTGCGGCCACCACCCGCCAAGTCATTGCTTTCTTAGAACAGCACCCTGAAGTGGCAAAAATTTACTGGCCGTTTTTGCCCAGCAATCCTCAGTATGAACTGGCTAAAAAGCAGATGCGCAACAATACTGGGCAGTTCACCATTCAACTTGCCACGGAAGACGTTCCTGAGATTGAGCGCTTCTGTGACAGCCTTCAGCATTTTTTGATGGCCGCCTCTTGGGGAGGACATGAGTCACTTATCTACCCAACGGTGGCATCCTATAGAGACAGCAACTACAAATCCAACCTGCCTTACAACCTCATCAGATTCTATATTGGTTTGGAAGAACCAGACTACCTGATTAAAGACTTAGAGCAGGCTTTTACTAAGATGAAGGGCTAG